From the genome of Onthophagus taurus isolate NC chromosome 5, IU_Otau_3.0, whole genome shotgun sequence, one region includes:
- the LOC111426604 gene encoding GTPase Era, mitochondrial, with protein MFIKTLFLRKIPDFLIITTRKCTTNQNLQPEEATQRILKVAIIGMPNAGKSTFINNLVERRVCPTSSKVHTTKNRASAIFTEGDAQIVFMDTPGLINDREMKKFNLPYSYMFDSRTTMDKADIIGVIHDVGNPYTREKLDIKIIKSLHKHKKQPSFLVLNKIDLLKSKRKLLDVIRLVTEGALRGKKMLQENLEDNSEKEEIKNESDHKGWRFFTEIFMVSSLTGDGLVDIKNFLSLQAKPGKWLFPEEEFTDQPPETIIINTVKATLLNFLPQEMPYLLKVELEHFEMNPDGVIICTVLVRCKTDRIVKYVTGEQDGKVRQITRSVQENLQNTFRNFVRINIIVQKE; from the exons atgtttataaaaacattatttttaagaaaaatacccgattttttaataataaccacACGGAAATGCACAACAAATCAAAATCTACAACCGGAAGAAGCAAcacaaagaattttaaaagttgcTATTATCGGGATGCCAAACGCCGGAAAAAGtacttttataaacaatttagttGAAAGGAGG GTGTGTCCAACCTCATCGAAAGTCCACACAACAAAAAATAGAGCCAGTGCTATTTTCACAGAAGGAGATGCTCAAATCGTGTTTATGGATACACCAGGATTAATTAATGATAGGGAAATGAAAAAGTTTAACTTACCTTATTCATATATGTTCGATTCAAGGACCACAATGGATAAAGCTGATATAATCGGGGTGATTCACGACGTTGGAAATCCTTATACTAGGGAGaaattagatataaaaattattaaatcgttACACAAGCATAAAAAGCAGCctagttttttagttttaaataaaatagatctattaaaatcgaaaaggaAACTATTAGATGTAATTAGATTAGTAACGGAAGGTGCTCTAAGAGGCAAAAAAATGCTCCAAGAAAATCTTGAAGATAATTCAGAAaaggaagaaattaaaaatgaaagtgaTCACAAAGGATGGAGATTTTTTACagaaatttttatggtttcatCTCTAACAG gtGATGGTTTGGTGgatatcaaaaactttttatcatTACAAGCAAAACCAGGCAAATGGTTATTCCCAGAAGAAGAATTTACAGATCAACCACCAGAAACGATAATAATAAACACCGTAAAAGCAACACTCTTAAACTTTTTACCCCAAGAAATGCCGTATTTACTGAAAGTGGAGTTAGAACACTTCGAAATGAACCCAGATGGTGTTATAATTTGCACCGTTTTAGTGAGATGTAAAACCGATAGGATAGTAAAATATGTTACAGGAGAACAAGATGGAAAAGTACGGCAAATAACTAGAAGCGTGCaagaaaatttacaaaatacaTTTCGAAACTTCGTCCGAATTAACATCATagtacaaaaagaataa
- the LOC139429879 gene encoding enhanced level of genomic instability 1, protein MGKDDVQSENEKIEVKKVKKKPRKSKKNRKSDPVVNDISSLLSSTLCLVSPNGSFNTEKHEISNQNVPVNNMKRKRRSKSLNRNVSSSSLDNFVVRISRKSEELKENPRSEDDFEVKENEKIEKSKLNVFELMMDKRNKVEDITGKENDLKIKEKKIGKKRKKEELECDLKANERTKRLKKVASEDNVSLICVSDENEDEKYGEGDIIKIKMFSPEVFKRKRNKHNGNDAKNHLKVDEASKNLLTYFENSNDSTDSDTFILRRSNRKRTVRKLDEFDGEETNDFIINVNEEIKKRKPTKVAPIFLLSTPKPKLDPKALEAKKKFLSSGIPESLKKVIEKEKIYELEFDVFPKISHIQQKTEYNKINFWNLPKPNLNLNLKHSPLKIKNVVLSKSFINLEQNKIEINLSSPKKISNLKGILQKIKDNNPIYPVFKSFRILNEKTKLFEKKLTKKKGRKSKELNTNENLSINHEMWTEKYKPNSHEEILGNNKKVLELKKWLESWVEYINDSQSFNKIDDDFYTDSNSNNSNFTNLTNAIIVTGPFGSGKTMTIYALCNELNVNVIELNASSRRTGKLLLQEIQEATQSHQVRKIEPFLTKKSSNSDNKKLCLILIEDLDIIFDQDEGFLNALNQLLLTTKRPIVITTTDINTNIVQKFVNQYPIVTFSGFSVTVLGVWLQIVCLFEGVVVDLEDLGKVLEFFNGDVRKTLVQLQFFIQSGGSLFKNLSEMCSYELIKNNTSRVLNEKDDENYLCSLESKDEKVFIHKDFIYNFLNRNCLVYDFNLDKIWWNLPIILNEEADLKQCERVNEVLSFIDVFYRKSNSPQHFSYIKDNISLIENFHSYQNNELIKDFSNTLLKHSINFYNEVGKFEFDKPTLGQKRWLKKHRDCSKTFSHFAPFTYHTDKRSFALDYYPNLRAISRSEKHRASINVKRRNRFYNYFKSLDFTCTESTTDTVCKIFSIEND, encoded by the exons ATGGGGAAAGATGATGTGCAAAGTGAAAATGAAAAGATTGAGGTTAAGAAAGTTAAGAAAAAGCCGAGGAAATCGAAGAAAAATCGGAAAAGTGATCCCGTTGTGAATGATATTTCGAGTTTGTTATCGAGTACTTTATGTTTGGTTAGCCCTAATGGGAGTTTTAATACAGAAAAGCATGAAATTTCGAATCAAAATGTTCCTGTTAATAATATGAAGCGAAAAAGGAGGTCTAAATCTTTAAATAGAAATGTTAGTTCGAGTTCTTTAGATAATTTCGTTGTGAGAATTTCGAGAAAATCAGAGGAGTTGAAAGAAAATCCTCGATCAGAAGATGATTTTGAGGTTAaggaaaatgagaaaattgagaaatcaaaattgaatgtttttgaattaatgatGGATAAACGAAATAAAGTTGAGGATATAACaggaaaagaaaatgatttaaaaataaaagagaaaaaaattggtaaaaaaaggaaaaaagaagAGTTAGAATGTGATTTAAAAGCAAATGAAAGAACAAAGAGGTTAAAAAAAGTTGCATCAGAAGATAATGTTTCATTAATTTGTGTAAGTGATGAAAATGAGGATGAAAAATATGGGGAAGGagatatcataaaaataaaaatgttttcacCAGAAGTGtttaaaaggaaaagaaataaacataATGGAAATGATGCAAAGAATCATTTAAAAGTGGATGAAGCatcaaagaatttattaacttACTTTGAAAACTCAAATGATTCAACTGATTCagatacatttattttaaggcGAAGTAATCGAAAAAGAACTGTTAggaaattagatgaatttgaTGGTGAAGAGACGAATGATTTTATAATCAATGTTAATGAAgagattaaaaaaaggaaacctACAAAGGTTGCACCAATCTTTTTGTTATCAACACCAAAACCAAAATTAGATCCCAAAGCTTTAGAAgccaaaaaaaagtttttaagcaGTGGAATTCCTGAGAGTTTAAAAAAAGtgattgaaaaagaaaaaatttacgaATTAGAATTTGATGTATTCCCAAAAATAAGccacattcaacaaaaaaccgaatacaacaaaataaatttttggaatttacCCAAAcctaacttaaatttaaatctaaaacattcaccattaaaaattaaaaatgtagtATTATcgaaatcatttattaatttagaacaaaataaaattgaaattaacttAAGCTcaccaaaaaaaatatcaaatttgaaagggattttgcaaaaaattaaagataataacCCAATTTACCCCGTTTTTAAAAGCTTTCgaattttaaacgaaaaaacgaaactatttgagaaaaaattaacgaaaaagaaaggaagaaaaagcaaggaattaaatacaaacgaaaatttatcaattaatcATGAGATGTGGACAGAAAAATACAAACCAAACTCGCACGAAGAAATTTTAGgcaacaacaaaaaagttttggagCTAAAAAAGTGGTTGGAGAGTTGGGTTGAGTACATAAACGATTCTCaaagtttcaataaaatagATGATGACTTTTATACGGAtagtaatagtaataatagCAATTTTACGAACTTAACTAACGCTATTATTGTTACTGGACCGTTTGGAAGTGGGAAAACGATGACTATTTATGCGCTTTGTAATGAATTGAATGTTAATGTTATCGAATTAAACGCTTCGTCACGAAGAActg gtAAACTTCTTCTCCAAGAAATTCAAGAAGCAACTCAATCGCATCAAGTTCGCAAAATCGAaccatttttaacaaaaaaatcatcaaactCCGATAATAAAAAGctttgtttaatattaatcgAAGATTTAGATATAATTTTCGATCAAGATGAAGGATTTTTAAACGCTTTAAATCAATTGTTATTAACAACGAAGCGTCCCATCGTTATTACAACAACCGATATTAACACAAATATCGTACAAAAATTCGTTAATCAATACCCGATTGTGACATTTTCCGGGTTTTCTGTAACCGTTTTAGGGGTTTGGCTCCaaattgtttgtttgtttGAAGGGGTTGTGGTGGATTTGGAAGATTTAGGGAAGGTTTTGGAGTTTTTTAACGGAGATGTGCGAAAAACTTTAGttcaattacaattttttattcaaagtGGGGGtagtttgtttaaaaatttaagcgAAATGTGTAGTtatgaattaataaagaataatacAAGTCGTGTTTTAAACGAAAAAgatgatgaaaattatttgtgtTCGCTCGAGTCGAAagatgaaaaagtttttatccataaagattttatttataactttttaaatcgaaattgtTTAGTTTACGATTTTAACTTAGATAAAATTTGGTGGAATTTGccgataattttaaatgaagaaGCCGATTTAAAACAATGTGAACGCGTTAATgaagttttaagttttattgatgttttttatcgaaaatcgAATTCAcctcaacatttttcttaCATTAAAGATAATATTTCGTTAATCGAAAACTTTCATTCTTACCAAAACAACGAACTTATCAAAGACTTTTCAAACACTTTATTAAAACActcgattaatttttataacgaaGTGGGAAAATTCGAATTTGATAAACCAACTTTAGGACAAAAACG CTGGTTAAAAAAACATCGAGATTGCAGCAAAACCTTTTCTCACTTTGCTCCTTTTACTTATCACACTGATAAAAGGAGTTTTGCCTTGGATTATTACCCGAATTTGAGAGCAATTAGTAGATCGGAGAAACATCGAGCCTCTATTAATGTTAAACGGAGAAACCGGTTTTATAATtactttaaatctttagatTTTACTTGCACTGAATCAACGACTGACActgtttgtaaaatattttcgatcgaaaacgattaa